A window of the Lactuca sativa cultivar Salinas chromosome 5, Lsat_Salinas_v11, whole genome shotgun sequence genome harbors these coding sequences:
- the LOC111921018 gene encoding uncharacterized protein LOC111921018, whose amino-acid sequence MSTESSPDAMSRSVGGTEYSWCRAVPGGTGVTALALLFSKPPNLSHLQASIQKLQDSHPILRSKLRSNPSTNTFLLFTPSASTPLEIHTSDLAQSYYQALEHEMNTNAWRNQDNRVTENDVMFASLYNLPDQKWVVVLRLHTGVCDRTAAAFLLRELLGLIAAGEGCVDKEIVKEDGMGLPIEDCIPAGKANKPFWARGVDMLGYSVNSFRFSHLDFKANGLPDSTQYVRMQIGLEDTDQILGGCKSRNIKLYAVLAAAAFIASRASKNLPDDKWEKYSLATLIDCRALLDPVLSDHHIGFYHSAILNSHDVKGGEDLWDLAKKIYTALENAKNNNKHFTDMADLNFLMCKAIDNPGLTPSSSLRTSLISVFEEPITQNSSQSHKDIGLLDCIGCASVHGVSPSLAIFDTVRDGELDCACVYPSPTHSREQMQDFVDQMKKILLGSNVSQ is encoded by the exons ATGTCAACAGAATCTTCGCCTGATGCTATGTCGCGCTCCGTCGGCGGCACCGAGTACAGCTGGTGCAGAGCCGTTCCCGGCGGCACCGGCGTTACTGCCTTAGCCCTACTCTTCTCCAAACCTCCCAATCTATCGCATCTACAAGCCTCCATTCAGAAACTCCAAGACTCCCACCCTATCCTCCGTTCAAAACTCCGATCCAATCCCTCCACCAACACTTTCTTGTTGTTCACCCCCTCCGCTTCCACCCCCCTCGAAATCCATACCTCCGATCTTGCCCAATCATACTACCAAGCGCTCGAGCACGAGATGAACACAAACGCCTGGCGCAATCAAGACAATCGGGTTACTGAAAACGACGTGATGTTCGCGAGCCTTTACAATTTGCCGGATCAGAAATGGGTGGTGGTCCTGCGGTTGCATACGGGTGTGTGTGATCGAACAGCTGCGGCGTTTTTGTTGAGGGAGTTATTGGGGTTAATTGCCGCCGGAGAAGGATGCGTTGACAAGGAAATAGTGAAAGAAGATGGTATGGGTTTGCCGATCGAAGATTGCATACCTGCCGGAAAAGCTAATAAACCGTTTTGGGCTCGTGGGGTTGACATGCTTGGGTACTCCGTGAATTCTTTCAGATTTTCGCATTTGGATTTTAAAGCTAATGGTTTGCCCGATTCGACTCAATATGTGAGGATGCAGATCGGATTAGAAGATACCGATCAGATTCTTGGG GGCTGCAAATCAAGAAATATCAAACTATATGCTGTGTTAGCAGCAGCTGCATTTATCGCTTCTCGTGCTTCTAAAAACCTTCCTGATGACAAATGGGAGAAGTATTCGCTTGCAACACTCATTGATTGTCGTGCACTTCTTGATCCAGTTCTTAGTGATCATCATATTG GATTTTACCATTCTGCCATCTTAAACTCCCATGATGTGAAGGGAGGGGAAGATTTGTGGGATCTAGCAAAAAAAATCTACACGGCCTTAGAAAATGCAAAGAACAACAATAAGCACTTCACAGACATGGCTGACTTAAACTTCTTGATGTGCAAAGCCATTGACAACCCTGGTTTGACCCCTTCTTCTTCATTGAGAACTTCACTCATTTCTGTATTTGAAGAGCCAATAACTCAAAACTCCAGTCAGTCTCACAAGGACATTGGTTTGCTTGACTGCATTGGGTGTGCATCTGTTCATGGTGTGAGTCCTTCACTTGCAATCTTTGACACGGTTCGTGATGGTGAGTTGGATTGTGCTTGTGTCTATCCATCTCCAACACATTCAAGGGAACAAATGCAAGATTTTGTAGATCAAATGAAGAAAATTCTTTTAGGATCTAATGTTTCTCAATGA